From Zingiber officinale cultivar Zhangliang chromosome 5B, Zo_v1.1, whole genome shotgun sequence, the proteins below share one genomic window:
- the LOC121985024 gene encoding ruBisCO large subunit-binding protein subunit beta, chloroplastic-like, producing the protein MASTFYTMSTFGAVASASSTTDNKMLASRQKLSSLASMSPSLNISNNKLSFSRRRKGNCMINAMAKELYFNKDGSAIKKLQNGVNKLADLVGVTLGPKGRNVVLESKYGSPKIVNGGVTVAKEV; encoded by the exons ATGGCTTCAACTTTCTACACAATGTCTACTTTTGGAGCGGTTGCTTCTGCTAGTTCCACAACAGACAATAAGATGCTAGCTTCTAGGCAGAAGCTTTCTTCTCTTGCTTCTATGTCACCTAGTTTAAACATCAGCAACAACAAGTTGAGCTTCAGTCGTCGAAGGAAAGGGAACTGTATGATTAATGCTATGGCCAAGGAATTATACTTCAATAAAGATGGCTCAGCCATCAAAAAACTACAA AATGGTGTCAACAAGCTTGCTGATCTTGTTGGGGTTACACTCGGTCCAAAGGGAAGAAATGTTGTCTTGGAAAGCAAGTATGGATCACCTAAGATTGTGAATGGTGGGGTTACAGTAGCAAAAGAG GTTTAG